Proteins co-encoded in one Opisthocomus hoazin isolate bOpiHoa1 unplaced genomic scaffold, bOpiHoa1.hap1 HAP1_SCAFFOLD_185, whole genome shotgun sequence genomic window:
- the LOC142359872 gene encoding protocadherin gamma-B5-like: MAGRQRQSRRRAGGRALLAAFVLGLCCRAAPERIRYAIAEELGRGSLVGPLARDLGLSPAELPARKLRLSAEKQYFTVSEESGNLYVSERLDREEMCGESASCSVSFEALMQNPLNVFHVEVAIQDVNDNSPTFSKAALDIEIAEFTTPDARFPLEMARDADVGSNSLLTYQLSSNPSFTLAVKESPDGSKQPELVLERALDREKQSSFQLVLTAVDGGEPVRSGTVQVRVNVTDANDNAPVFSKSVYKARVWENLPAGSLVLRVRATDADAGTNGQVSYSFGNVPDGVRALFSVGSDSGEVRTVGPLDFEEKSKYSFGLEARDGGGLTAHCKVQIDITDENDNAPEITMLSVSSPVAEDAPAGTVVALVKVRDRDSGENGQVSCELLGEAPLSIVSSPGGSYKVVTASALDREQAAEHRVTVVARDRGSPALSSRTALVLEVSDVNDNAPVFEEAAYSAYVAENNAAGAPVVRVRARDADAGANGRVSYWLAGGSAGAAPYVSVEARSGAVYAQRSFDYEQCREFAVAVRAQDGGSPARSSTATVRVFVLDRNDNAPRVLWPAAGAAGAESVPAAFEVVPRSAEAGYLVAKVVAVDADAGRNAWLSYELVQAAEPALFRVGLHSGEVRTARAVSERDAAKQRLVAVVKDHGQPALSATATLHVVLAESLQEALPELSERAAGADSPAELQFYLVLALALLSALFLLSVALAVLARVRRAGPPAVLRCLGAQRFSVAGAAFPADFCEGTLPYSYNLCVAPGRAVADGAWLPPPLPSLPAEELLGGEPCAKPSPSSSAGAGQPPAHPDAPQQAVRNGTCCLISSYSLSGEALAFQLVLEEMAQFPQWVVWVGSADPCAREGMKEGTVVRLPKQMCMRLHERRKVKTLNEISKRIPNPKIKSRFVLQSPASPVSIAFNSATAMGVGRGEEAKRGLNPFPLAFRDPLRLAYLGISSSLTSVSPLPRALPSLGGRLLQKWQHYFPTPEGVQLYLSSPAVLQHFVEKLSYGTRLPLTAGS, translated from the exons ATggcgggcaggcagaggcagagccggCGGCGAGCAGGCGGGCGAGCACTGCTGGCCGCGTTCGTGCTGGGCTTGTGCTGCCGGGCGGCGCCGGAGCGGATCCGCTACGCCATCGCCGAGGAGCTGGGCCGAGGCTCGCTGGTGGGGCCGCTGGCGCGGGacctggggctgagcccggcgGAGCTGCCGGCACGCAAGCTGCGGCTCAGCGCCGAGAAGCAATACTTCACGGTGAGCGAGGAGAGCGGGAACCTGTACGTGAGCGAGAGGCTGGACCGGGAGGAGATGTGCGGCGAGTCGGCGTCCTGCTCCGTCAGCTTCGAGGCGCTGATGCAGAACCCGCTCAACGTTTTCCACGTCGAGGTGGCTATCCAGGACGTCAACGACAATTCACCGaccttcagcaaggctgctctcgaCATCGAGATCGCAGAGTTCACTACGCCCGATGCTCGTTTTCCTCTGGAGATGGCTCGAGACGCAGACGTGGGCAGCAACTCGCTGCTGACTTACCAGCTCAGCAGCAACCCGTCCTTCACTCTGGCTGTGAAGGAAAGCCCCGATGGAAGCAAGCAGCCGGAATTAGTGCTGGAGCGAGCTCTGGACCGGGAGAAGcagagctccttccagctggTGCTGACGGCAGTGGATGGCGGGGAGCCGGTGAGGTCCGGGACTGTGCAGGTTCGCGTCAACGTGACGGACGCCAATGACAACGCGCCCGTGTTCAGTAAAAGCGTCTACAAGGCGCGAGTGTGGGAGAATCTGCCGGCGGGGTCGCTGGTGCTGCGGGTGCGAGCCACGGACGCGGACGCGGGCACCAACGGGCAGGTCTCGTACTCGTTCGGCAACGTCCCGGACGGCGTCCGCGCGTTGTTCAGCGTCGGCAGCGACAGCGGCGAGGTGAGGACGGTGGGGCCCCTCGATTTCGAGGAGAAGAGCAAATACAGCTTCGGCCTGGAGGCGAGGGACGGCGGCGGGCTGACGGCTCACTGCAAGGTGCAGATAGACATCACCGAcgagaacgacaacgcgcccgaAATCACGATGTTGTCGGTGTCGAGCCCGGTGGCCGAGGACGCGCCAGCCGGCACCGTGGTGGCCCTGGTGAAAGTCCGGGACCGGGACTCCGGGGAGAACGGGCAGGTGTCGTGCGAGCTGTTGGGTGAGGCGCCGCTGTCGATCGTGTCGTCGCCGGGCGGCTCGTACAAGGTGGTGACGGCGAGCGCGCTGGACCGGGAGCAGGCGGCCGAGCACCGGGTGACGGTGGTGGCCAGGGACCGGGGCAGCCCGGCGCTGTCGAGCCGCACGGCGCTGGTGCTGGAGGTGTcggacgtgaacgacaacgcgccggtgTTCGAGGAAGCCGCCTACAGCGCCTACGTGGCGGAGAACAACGCGGCGGGCGCGCCGGTGGTGCGCGTGCGCGCGCGGGACGCGGACGCGGGCGCCAACGGGCGCGTGAGCTACTGgctggcgggcggcagcgcgggcgcgGCGCCGTACGTGTCGGTggaggcgcggagcggcgcggtgTACGCGCAGCGCTCGTTCGACTACGAGCAGTGCCGCGAGTTCGCGGTGGCGGTGCGGGCGCAGGACGGCGGGTCGCCGGCGCGGAGCTCGACGGCGACGGTGCGCGTCTTCGTGCTGGACCGCAACGACAACGCGCCGCGGGTGCtgtggccggcggcgggggcggcgggggcggagtCGGTGCCGGCGGCGTTCGAGGTGGTGCCGCGGTCGGCCGAGGCCGGGTACCTGGTGGCCAaggtggtggcggtggacgcggacGCGGGGCGCAACGCGTGGCTGTCGTACGAGCTGGTGCAGGCGGCGGAGCCGGCGCTGTTCCgcgtggggctgcacagcggcGAGGTGCGCACGGCGCGGGCCGTGTCGGAGAGGGACGCGGCGAAGCAGCGGCTGGTGGCCGTGGTGAAGGACCACGGGCAGCCGGCGCTGTCGGCCACGGCCACGCTGCACGTGGTGCTGGCCGAGAGCTTGCAGGAGGCGCTGCCGGAGCTGagcgagcgggcggcgggcgccgacTCGCCGGCGGAGCTGCAGTTCTACCTGGTGCTGGCGCTGGCGCTCCTCTCGGCCCTGTTCCTGCTGAGCGTGGCGCTGGCCGTGCTGGCGCGggtgcgccgggccgggccgcccgccgtcCTGCGCTGCCTGGGCGCGCAGCGCTTCTCGGTGGCCGGCGCCGCCTTCCCGGCCGACTTCTGCGAGGGCACCTTGCCCTACTCCTACAACCTGTGCGTGGCGCCGGGCCGCGCCGTGGCCGACGGCGcttggctgccgccgccgctgcccagccTGCCCGCGGAGGAGCTGCTCGGCGGGGAGCCCTGCGCGAAGCCGAGCCCGAGCAGCAGCGCCGGCGCGGGACAGCCGCCCGCCCACCCCGACGCACCGCAG CAGGCAGTGCGAAACGGCACGTGCTGCCTGATCAGCTCTTACTCGCTCAGCGGAGAGGCTCTCGCCTTTCAGCTTGTGCTGGAAGAAATGGCGCAA tttccccagtgggTGGTGTGGGTGGGAAGTGCTGATCCGTGTGCCCGTGAAGGAATGAAAGAAGGAACGGT TGTTCGACTTCCAAAGCAAATGTGCATGAGGCTCCATGAACGGAGAA AAGTAAAGACGTTGAATGAGATCTCAAAAAGAATACCCAACCCCAAAATCAAATCGCGTTTTGTGTTGCAGAGCCCGGCTTCCCCTGTTTCTATAGCGTTTAACT CTGCAACAGCGATGGGGGTAGGGCGAGGGGAGGAGGCCAAGCGGGGCTTaaatcctttccctctggctttcagggatCCATTGAGACTCGCTTACTTGGGCATCAGTTCCTCCCTAACGAGCGTTAGTCCCCTGCCTCGTGCCCTGCCATCTCttggtggaaggctgctgcagaaatggcagcATTA TTTCCCCACACCTGAGGGTGTGCAGCTGTACTTGTCCTCTCCTGCTGTCCTCCAGCATTTTGTTGAAAAGCTGTCATACGGTACTCGCCTTCCCCTCACAGCTGGCAGCTAG